The following coding sequences are from one Syntrophorhabdus sp. window:
- a CDS encoding HAD-IA family hydrolase — translation MTMDARRIKGIIYDCDGVLVDSVESNVAYYNHILTRFDLPVLDESWMNLVLTGTGKGVLEALFRGSPFIGDALELQRQLPPEAFLDLVKPEPRVHDVLRRVRMRYHTAVATNRGKSLVPLLEMLELKDLFDVIVTSGDVTRHKPDPQCVSIILEHLGLEPGEVLYVGDSDVDRETAARAGTPFAAYRNTSLKADLHLPDH, via the coding sequence GTGACAATGGATGCCCGGCGGATCAAGGGGATAATCTACGATTGTGACGGAGTGCTTGTTGATTCCGTGGAATCAAACGTAGCGTACTACAACCACATCCTCACACGCTTCGACCTCCCCGTGCTCGACGAATCCTGGATGAACCTGGTCCTGACCGGGACCGGCAAGGGTGTGCTGGAGGCTCTTTTCCGGGGTTCGCCATTCATTGGCGATGCGCTGGAGCTTCAACGGCAGCTTCCGCCCGAGGCCTTCCTCGATCTGGTGAAACCGGAGCCACGGGTGCACGATGTGCTGCGCCGGGTAAGGATGAGATACCACACGGCCGTAGCCACGAATCGCGGCAAGAGCCTCGTTCCCCTTCTCGAGATGCTGGAATTGAAGGACCTTTTCGATGTTATCGTGACGTCCGGTGACGTGACGCGGCACAAGCCCGATCCTCAATGCGTCTCCATCATACTGGAACACCTGGGCCTCGAACCCGGGGAGGTTCTCTACGTGGGCGACTCCGACGTCGACCGCGAGACAGCGGCCAGGGCAGGCACACCCTTTGCCGCTTACCGAAACACGTCCTTGAAAGCCGACCTCCATCTCCCGGACCAC
- a CDS encoding epoxyqueuosine reductase, protein MVTAIGDYVKSPGNSLRNADGEPAFGTPLVGFSRGDDPLYGEIKADIGDFYFTPFEIFHATFPLAAVSPSDLTVISYVLPQTEKTRRDQAREKIFACERWARSRLYGEEFILKLGAHLVTLFADNGYEALCPGASTKWEKAMSQRHGIASTWSERHTAYASGLGTFGLCDGLITPLGKAVRLGSVVAHIDIPPTPRPYKDHHEYCLFYSQGTCGACIKRCPVGAISKDGHDKTRCQPYTSITGHKHSLEHYNIDTTPCGLCQAGVPCESGIPPQDHTDPRELSALRTG, encoded by the coding sequence ATCGTCACCGCCATCGGGGACTACGTGAAGTCGCCGGGGAACAGCCTGCGCAATGCCGACGGCGAGCCCGCGTTCGGCACCCCGCTGGTGGGATTTTCCCGGGGCGACGATCCCCTGTACGGCGAGATCAAGGCCGACATCGGTGACTTCTACTTCACGCCCTTCGAGATATTCCACGCGACCTTTCCCCTCGCAGCGGTCTCTCCCTCGGACCTGACCGTCATCAGTTATGTCCTGCCCCAGACGGAGAAGACCCGGCGCGACCAGGCCCGGGAAAAGATATTCGCCTGCGAGCGCTGGGCGAGGTCTCGGCTGTACGGTGAAGAGTTCATCCTGAAGCTCGGTGCTCATCTGGTGACCCTCTTCGCCGACAATGGATACGAGGCCCTCTGCCCCGGGGCCTCAACGAAGTGGGAAAAGGCGATGTCCCAACGCCACGGTATAGCGTCCACCTGGTCGGAGCGGCACACCGCTTACGCCTCGGGCCTCGGCACGTTCGGGCTCTGCGACGGCCTTATCACCCCCCTCGGGAAGGCCGTCCGCCTGGGGTCCGTCGTCGCCCACATCGACATCCCGCCCACCCCCAGACCATACAAAGACCACCACGAGTACTGTCTCTTCTATTCGCAGGGAACCTGCGGCGCCTGCATAAAGCGATGCCCCGTCGGAGCCATATCGAAAGACGGGCACGACAAGACCAGATGCCAGCCTTACACCTCGATCACCGGCCACAAGCACAGCCTCGAGCACTACAACATCGACACAACCCCCTGCGGCCTCTGCCAGGCCGGCGTCCCGTGCGAATCAGGCATCCCTCCGCAAGACCACACGGATCCCCGGGAACTCTCGGCCCTGCGAACGGGATAA
- a CDS encoding MFS transporter yields the protein MERYSDLRGRALLFLLFLWLLWFLNFSVRIVLAPILPVIEDEFLVSHARASGIFVLLSVGYGVSVIVSGFLSGRFGYKRSIIFSLALLSLATFLVPFIHTFTLLYLFAFVLGFAVGVYIPSVIPLITEYYSEKDWGKAIAIHDTGASISILTTPFVAIGLLALVPWRGMFVVFACVFLACAIALCFACAEVRIENPPRAVFRDILRMRPFWIMTALFTFGVGANLGIYSIIPLYLTKELRLSIDYANTILGISRLGSVGVAISCGFLVDRFSLNKIMFPMMAIAGVFTILMGLASVRLTGIVLFLQAVFITGFFPVGLVAIAKIFNREMRGLATGMILAVCMVFGSGIIPYLLGVSGDLYSFRVGIVILGVLVTLSSGLIFRLRELD from the coding sequence GTGGAGCGATATTCGGATCTTCGGGGCAGGGCGCTTCTTTTCCTTCTCTTTCTTTGGCTCTTGTGGTTCCTCAACTTTTCCGTGAGGATAGTGCTTGCGCCGATCCTGCCCGTCATCGAGGACGAGTTCCTTGTCAGTCATGCCCGGGCGAGCGGTATCTTCGTGCTGCTCTCTGTCGGATACGGTGTTTCCGTGATCGTCTCCGGTTTCCTGTCGGGCAGGTTCGGCTACAAGAGGTCCATCATCTTTTCCCTCGCCCTTCTCAGTCTTGCCACGTTCCTGGTGCCCTTCATCCATACCTTCACCCTGCTGTATCTTTTCGCCTTCGTGCTCGGTTTCGCCGTCGGCGTCTATATACCGTCCGTCATTCCCCTGATCACGGAGTACTACTCTGAAAAGGACTGGGGCAAGGCGATCGCGATACATGACACCGGGGCCTCCATCTCCATCCTTACCACACCCTTCGTCGCCATCGGTCTCCTCGCTCTGGTCCCCTGGCGCGGCATGTTCGTGGTGTTCGCGTGCGTCTTCCTTGCCTGCGCTATCGCCCTTTGCTTCGCCTGCGCCGAGGTCAGGATCGAGAACCCTCCCAGGGCGGTGTTCCGCGATATCCTTCGGATGCGGCCCTTCTGGATAATGACCGCGCTCTTCACCTTCGGCGTGGGGGCGAACCTTGGCATCTATTCCATCATACCCCTCTACCTCACGAAGGAACTGCGGTTGAGCATCGACTATGCCAATACCATTCTGGGTATATCCCGTCTCGGATCCGTCGGTGTGGCGATCTCCTGCGGGTTTCTTGTCGACAGGTTCAGCCTGAATAAGATCATGTTTCCCATGATGGCCATCGCGGGCGTATTCACCATCTTGATGGGTCTCGCTTCCGTGAGGCTGACGGGGATAGTCCTCTTCCTTCAGGCGGTGTTCATAACGGGTTTCTTCCCCGTCGGGCTCGTGGCGATCGCGAAGATATTCAACCGCGAAATGAGGGGGCTTGCCACGGGAATGATCCTTGCCGTGTGCATGGTCTTCGGCAGCGGCATCATACCCTACCTGCTGGGAGTCTCGGGAGACCTCTACAGCTTCAGGGTGGGTATCGTGATCCTCGGCGTGCTCGTCACGCTGTCGAGCGGCCTGATCTTCCGCCTCAGGGAACTTGACTGA